A part of Aegilops tauschii subsp. strangulata cultivar AL8/78 chromosome 2, Aet v6.0, whole genome shotgun sequence genomic DNA contains:
- the LOC109759512 gene encoding uncharacterized protein produces MQMDSGQISSVGRGSGKQQSEISMLMEEILSLQRERQDLVGSLTPSICCWRERVSPTPTEWMVAGRETMAVSRSSVQGSGIVKPASSIQSGLEQVHLPHAVRDVEKEMGNYFDFILQDIEHLGHQMLSTSHFLWSSRAPVSSCQADELVRTASKLMQISTDIYDAGVEKSKEEEERQRQRVKHKEKKQRQKQRKKHKEVEEDTTKKMERKKEEEQEKMGWKKENQAEQEEARKKAEMMWSHEFFRLSSNVREKPNHYKNELAMMFTEDDEKEYEREMEAERQAEMERKQKKKQQIVVKQGADQNITKSPMELLKEDMDTELRLFASHREYWEDTNISKTGQCGRFQDNTTLSPMQFTHYTPGITLPPAAVTGTTVQIYSFKITRLHNDLKWPLYVYGEVAARDTVDRNRNLLFCRSEFRGQVLTENDSSLCLTGPSRAIVAEDPVDFEVELRIIEGDDEIKDRVLMSLSKRYDGAEQPLCFHGSMCSAELSLGRLAATVQATIVGVRVGKGRWPFECGGRVTCSLYSAEVGDHLCDEVVLLDSAEKIPEDGLDGYISLSRSVVSVQLQGRLKVSIQAYGRSEPPVDVEFHPQDCNISMGSCFVYGTKVDITVAWSRLVRDKMDLLIEGYSTQA; encoded by the exons ATGCAGATGGATAGCGGGCAGATCTCGTCCGTGGGCAGGGGATCCGGGAAACAGCAGTCTGAGATATCTATGCTGATGGAGGAGATCCTGTCCCTGCAGAGAGAACGCCAAGATCTGGTCGGTTCTCTTACTCCCAGTATTTGTTGCTGGAGGGAAAGGGTCTCTCCAACACCAACAGAGTGGATGGTCGCTGGAAGGGAAACCATGGCCGTGAGCAGATCCTCCGTCCAGGGCTCGGGCATTGTCAAACCAGCCTCCAGTATCCAGTCCGGCTTAGAGCAGGTACATTTACCCCACGCTGTTAGAGACGTCGAGAAAGAAATGGGGAACTACTTCGATTTTATCCTCCAAGACATAGAGCACTTGGGCCACCAGATGCTATCTACCTCACATTTTCTTTGGAGTTCCCGTGCCCCAGTCTCCTCGTGCCAGGCCGACGAGCTGGTTAGGACAGCATCCAAATTAATGCAAATCTCTACGGATATCTACGATGCTGGGGTGGAGAAGAgtaaggaggaggaggagaggcagaggcagagggtgaagcacaaggagaagaagcaGAGGCAGAAACAGAGGAAGAAGCACAAGGAGGTGGAAGAAGATACCACCAAGAAGATGGAaaggaagaaggaggaggagcaAGAGAAGATGGGATGGAAGAAGGAGAATCAGGCTGAACAGGAGGAGGCTAGGAAGAAGGCTGAGATGATGTGGTCCCACGAATTCTTTCGTCTCTCATCCAATGTCAGGGAGAAGCCCAACCATTACAAAAATGAGTTGGCGATGATGTTTACAGAGGATGACGAGAAGGAGTATGAGAGGGAGATGGAGGCAGAGAGGCAGGCGGAGATGGAGaggaagcagaagaagaagcagcagatTGTTGTGAAGCAGGGCGCTGACCAGAACATAACAAAATCCCCAATGGAGCTTCTCAAAGAGGATATGGATACTGAGCTGCGACTTTTTGCCAGCCACCGTGAGTACTGGGAAGATACAAACATCAGCAAGACTGGACAGTGCGGTCGGTTCCAAGATAACA CCACTTTGAGTCCTATGCAGTTTACACACTACACACCTGGTATCACCCTGCCCCCTGCTGCTGTCACTGGGACAACCGTTCAGATCTACTCCTTCAAAATTACTCGACTGCACAATGACCTCAAGTGGCCACTCTATGTCTACGGCGAGGTCGCTGCCCGGGACACCGTGGACCGCAACCGCAACCTTCTCTTCTGTCGGTCAGAGTTTAGGGGCCAAGTACTCACTGAAAAT GACTCTTCCCTATGCTTGACTGGCCCTTCTCGTGCAATTGTAGCGGAGGATCCTGTTGACTTCGAAGTCGAACTAAGAATTATTGAGGGCGATGATGAGATCAAAGACAGAGTATTGATGAGTCTTAGCAAGCGTTACGACGGTGCAGAGCAACCTTTATGCTTCCATGGCTCCATGTGTAGTGCAGAGTTGAGCCTTGGGCGACTTGCTGCAACGGTCCAGGCAACTATCGTGGGGGTTCGTGTTGGTAAAGGGAGGTGGCCTTTTGAATGCGGAGGCCGAGTTACTTGCTCCTTGTATTCTGCAGAGGTTGGTGATCACTTGTGTGATGAAGTTGTTTTGCTTGATTCCGCTGAAAAAATTCCTGAAGATGGTTTAGATGGTTATATTTCTCTTTCAAGGAGCGTTGTGTCAGTACAATTGCAAGGACGGTTGAAAGTTAGCATACAAGCATACGGGAGATCTGAACCTCCAGTCGATGTTGAATTCCATCCCCAGGATTGCAACATAAGTATGGGTAGTTGTTTTGTCTATGGCACTAAGGTGGACATCACGGTTGCTTGGTCCCGGCTTGTCCGGGACAAGATGGATTTACTAATTGAGGGTTATTCTACCCAGGCGTAG